The region GACGTAGAGCACGATGGCAATCGCCGAGCCGTACGCCCAGTTCTGGTTCGAGTACGCCTCACGAACCATCAGCGTCGCGAGGATGTCGGCCCCCGCAGCGGGCCGGTACTGGCCGAACAGCGCGTAGAGGAAGTCGAACGCTTTGAGCGCGGCGATCATCAGCACCACGAGTGCGCTGATGACCGACCCCCTGAGCTGGGGGATGATGACCCGCCAATACATCCTGATCGTGCTCGCGCCGTCGATGCGCGCCGCCTCGAAGTGCTCGTCGGGAATCGCCTGCAACCCGGCGAGAAAGACCACCATCGCGTAGCCGCTGAATTGCCAGACCAGCGCGAAGATGACCGCCCCGAGCACGAGCTGTGGATTGCCGATCCAGTCCGGGCGCAGTCCGACGACGCCCACGACGGAGTTGACGATGCCGTTATCGATGTCGTACATCCACGCCCAGAGCTGGGCGGTCACGACGAACGAGAGACTGAACGGTAGCAGGTACAGCGTCCGGAACGTGTTCTGGAATCGCAGCGTCCGGTCGAGCAGGATCGCGAGCACCAGCCCGACCACGAGACAGAGGATCGTGAACGCGACCAACAGGACGAACGTGTTGCGCGCGGCGTTGATGAACGCCTCGCTCCCGAGGAGGTCGACGTACTGCTGGAAGTCGAGCGCGGAGTAGTCCGGACTGCCGAACCCCTCCATGTCCGTCAGCGAGATGAGGAAGTTCCAGCCGATGGCCCCGTAGACGAACAGCCCCATCAGCAAGAACGGCGGCAGCCAGAACGGGAGCGAGCCGACGAACCGGCTGTTGCGCAGCGAGCGCAGCCGACTCGACGATCCCGTGTCGGCCGAGCCACGGCTCACGGTCGCCCCGCCATCGGTACGAACCGCGGTCTCGGCGTCGGAGTCGCCCGTGAACCGGGCGCGGAGATCGCCGAGCCGCGAGCGGACCGACCGTCGCACGCTAGTTCGATCCGGAGACGGCATCGAGCATCCCCTTGGTTGCGGAATCGAGGTTCCCCGAGCCGAGGAACTCGTTGGTGATCACGCCGTCGATGTCCGAGTGGACGTCGGGCAACACCGCGAGTCCGTGGGCGATGGTCGGCGGCTTGTGCGAGACGCTGTTGTAATCCTTGATGGTCTGGGTGAGATACGGGTCGAACTTGTCGGTCGGGGCGTCGGTGCGCGGCGGGATCGACCCCTTGTACTGGTTGAACGCGACCTGCGCCTCGGTCGTACCCACGTACGAGAGGAACGTCTTCGCGGCCTCCGGTGCCGGTCCGTCGGCGGGGAACGGGAACGAATCGAGGTGCATCCCGTACATGTCGTCGGTGCCCGGGAAGGAGACGTTGTTCCAGTCCTTCTCGTACTCGAAATTCTTCTGGTTGCGGTAGGAGCCGGCGACCCAGTTGCCGTTGTGCATGAACGCCGCCTCGCCGTTCATGAGCTTCTGGTTGGCCTGCGTGAAGCCGATGCTCGAAGCGTCGTCGTTGATGTGGTCGAAGTAGTTCTGAACCGTTTTGAACGCCTTCCGAACGGCCTTCTCGTCGCCCTTGCCGTTGACGTAGTCCATGAAGCCCTGATAGCCGGCCTGGCCCTGCATGACGACTTCCCAGAGCTGGAGCGTCGTGAACGGTGCTTCGAGGCCCTGTGCCATGCCGACGGCGTCGGTGTTCTGCTCGACCGTCTTGAGTGCGGCCGTCAGATCGCTCGGTTTCGAGAAGCTCGACGGGTCGACACCGGCTTCCTCGACGACCGAGACGTTGTAAAAGAGATCGTTCATCCGGTGAGAGCCGATCGGTACTGCCACATATGGTCCGGAGCCGACGGATTTCGAGCTCTCGCCGACCTGCGAGTAGGTCTTTGCCTCCTTCGAGTAGTTCTGCTTGAGGTCCTTGGTCCAGACGTCGTTGCTGACGTCGCCGAGAAGCCCGGCGCTGGTGAACTGGACGAGGTTGTTGCCGGGCCAGTCGGCCCACGAACTGGGGAGGTTGCCGTTCTGTGCGCGGTTCGAGATGGTCGTATCGAGATTTGTATTGCCGCCACCACCGATGGCCTGGAAGTCGGTGTTGACGTCGGAGTGGGCTTTCTCGAACTTCTTGATGAGGTTGTTGATGGCCTTCTTGCCGTCGCCGCCGGTCCAGCCGTGAAGGACCTGTAGCTCGCCACCACCCGACGAGCCGCCACCGCTGCTGTTGTTCCCGCCGCTGCCGTTCCCGCCGCCACCGCTACCACCGACACAGCCAGCCAGACCGGCCATGGCGGCGGCGCTCGTTGCCGCTGTGCCCTTCAGATACCTGCGCCGCGAGTAGCTCGATTCGGAGTCGGACATCGTTCCCTTCGAAAACCGAAACGAACTATGATATAGCTTTCGACGGGCGAAGGAGCCTTGCCGGCTATCGGTTTTGTGGCTCGGTTTCGGGACGAAACGAACCTTCGACGAGTCGGACGATGGTACCGTGGCTTGGATGCTACGCTCGCGCAAATAGTGGAGATCGGCGATTTGCTGGCTCGATTTCGCTTCGCTCAGTCGAACGCCGTGGAACGGTGTTCCACGAGCTCGATGCGGCTACGCCGCATCGAACAGTTCCTCGCCCTCGACCATATGCTCGGAAACGGTATTCATATCGAGTGTCAGTCCCAGCCCCGGTTGCTCGGGGATCTCGATCGCGCCCTCGCTGATGACCGACTCCTCGACGAGGTCCGCCCACCAGCCGAGCTGATAGGAGTGATATTCGACGGCCAGCGAGTTCGGGATGGCCGCACCGACCTGTGCGCTCGCCATCGTTCCCACCGGGGAGGCGACGTTGTGCATCGCCACCGGCACGTAGTAGCTGTCGGCCATGTCCGCGACCTTTCTCGTCTCGCGCATCCCGCCCATCTTCGGGAGATCCGGCGCGACGACGTCGACGGCCTGCTCTTCGAGGAGGCGGCGGTAGCCGTGCTTGCGGTAGACGTTCTCGCCGGCGGCGATCGGGGTGGTCGTACTGGCCGTGATCTCGCGCTGGACGTCGTGGTTCTCCGGCGGAACGGGGTCTTCGAGCCACCACACGTCGAGGTCTTCGATGGCCCGCGCGATGCGTTTGGCGCTGCCACCAGTGAAGGCCCAGTGACAGTCGAAGGCGGCGTCGGCCCGCCCATCCAACCGTTCCGTGACGGTCCGAACGATGTCGACCTTGTGCTCGATTTCGGGGTTTCGGAGGTGGCGATTCGCTTTGTCTTTCTCGTGGCCCGACGGCACGTCGAGGTCGAACTTGAGCGCGTCGTAGCCCAACTCCTCGACGACGCGCTCTGCCTCGTCGGCGTTCGACTCGGGATCCGCCTCCTCGCCGGCGTGACAGTCACAGTAGACGCGCACCGAATCGCGGTACTTTCCACCGAGGAGTTGATAGGCCGGTAGTTCGAGGATCTTGCCCGCGAGGTCGTGCAGCGCGATCTCGATGCCCGAGATGGCGGTCACGACGGTGCCCCCGATCGACCCCTCGCCGGACATCTTCTGGACCAGATGTTCGAACAGACGGTCGATGTCGAGGGGGTTCTCGCCCATCACGAAGGGTTTCATCCGGGCGATGATTTCCGGCACGCCAGCGCCCCAGTAGGCCTCGCCCGTGCCGACGATGCCCGCGTCGGTGTACACTCGCACCAAAGTCCACGGGAAGTTGCCGTCGACCATCGTCGTCTGCACGTCGGTAATCTCGACGTCGCGCCCGCCGCCGCGTTTCGCTCTGACGCCCATCGTCCCCGACGAGAGGTCGCGCATCGTGTACTCGGCGTTCGGATCGTGTAGGTCGGCGTAATCAATGCCCATACGTGGAAATTCACTCGCGTGCTAATAAAACGGCGACACTCCGGTCGGTGGTAGCGGTGGCCGTGTCAGGCCGGGAACAACGTCGAGAGAACGAGCACCGAAAGCAGGCCCATGACCGAG is a window of Halococcus sediminicola DNA encoding:
- a CDS encoding carbohydrate ABC transporter permease yields the protein MPSPDRTSVRRSVRSRLGDLRARFTGDSDAETAVRTDGGATVSRGSADTGSSSRLRSLRNSRFVGSLPFWLPPFLLMGLFVYGAIGWNFLISLTDMEGFGSPDYSALDFQQYVDLLGSEAFINAARNTFVLLVAFTILCLVVGLVLAILLDRTLRFQNTFRTLYLLPFSLSFVVTAQLWAWMYDIDNGIVNSVVGVVGLRPDWIGNPQLVLGAVIFALVWQFSGYAMVVFLAGLQAIPDEHFEAARIDGASTIRMYWRVIIPQLRGSVISALVVLMIAALKAFDFLYALFGQYRPAAGADILATLMVREAYSNQNWAYGSAIAIVLYVLALLVVIPYLYSQHRRGAL
- a CDS encoding ABC transporter substrate-binding protein → MSDSESSYSRRRYLKGTAATSAAAMAGLAGCVGGSGGGGNGSGGNNSSGGGSSGGGELQVLHGWTGGDGKKAINNLIKKFEKAHSDVNTDFQAIGGGGNTNLDTTISNRAQNGNLPSSWADWPGNNLVQFTSAGLLGDVSNDVWTKDLKQNYSKEAKTYSQVGESSKSVGSGPYVAVPIGSHRMNDLFYNVSVVEEAGVDPSSFSKPSDLTAALKTVEQNTDAVGMAQGLEAPFTTLQLWEVVMQGQAGYQGFMDYVNGKGDEKAVRKAFKTVQNYFDHINDDASSIGFTQANQKLMNGEAAFMHNGNWVAGSYRNQKNFEYEKDWNNVSFPGTDDMYGMHLDSFPFPADGPAPEAAKTFLSYVGTTEAQVAFNQYKGSIPPRTDAPTDKFDPYLTQTIKDYNSVSHKPPTIAHGLAVLPDVHSDIDGVITNEFLGSGNLDSATKGMLDAVSGSN
- a CDS encoding mandelate racemase/muconate lactonizing enzyme family protein; the protein is MGIDYADLHDPNAEYTMRDLSSGTMGVRAKRGGGRDVEITDVQTTMVDGNFPWTLVRVYTDAGIVGTGEAYWGAGVPEIIARMKPFVMGENPLDIDRLFEHLVQKMSGEGSIGGTVVTAISGIEIALHDLAGKILELPAYQLLGGKYRDSVRVYCDCHAGEEADPESNADEAERVVEELGYDALKFDLDVPSGHEKDKANRHLRNPEIEHKVDIVRTVTERLDGRADAAFDCHWAFTGGSAKRIARAIEDLDVWWLEDPVPPENHDVQREITASTTTPIAAGENVYRKHGYRRLLEEQAVDVVAPDLPKMGGMRETRKVADMADSYYVPVAMHNVASPVGTMASAQVGAAIPNSLAVEYHSYQLGWWADLVEESVISEGAIEIPEQPGLGLTLDMNTVSEHMVEGEELFDAA